The region ATGGCCGCCGAGGTCGGCCATCTGCGACTCGCCTACGACTACTTGGGCGAGGCGGCCCTGATGGACCTGAAGGACCTGGAGCACAACACCCGCGACGGTCTGCACATCGCCTCGCTCGCCGGCACCTGGATCGCCCTGGTCGCCGGATTCGGCGGGATGCGGCACCGGGACGGCAGGCTGGAGTTCTCGCCCAAGCTGCCCGAGAAGCTGGCCCGGCTCGCCTTCACCATGCAGGTGCTGGGCCGCAGGCTGCGCGTGGAGATCACCGGCCGCAGTGTCACCTACTCGCTGACCCAGGGCGCCCCCATGGAAATCCGGCACTACGGCCGGCCCATCACCGTCTCCGAAAAGACCCCCCAGACCTGTGACATCGCCGAGCTGACGGCACGTCCCGAACCCCACCAGCCCCCCGGCCGACGCCCGAACCGCCGCACTTGAGGCGCGGAGGCACACACAGCGCGGACGCCGCACACAGCGAGGAGCGCACCATGGACCCCCTGGAGGCCCTGGACCGGATCGCGTTTCTCCTGGAGCGTGCCCAGGCGCCGACCTACCGGGTGCGTGCCTTCCGCACGGCCCAGGCGGTGCTCGCCGGTCTGGACCCCCAGGAGGTGGAGCGGCGTGCCGCGAACGGCACCCTCCGGTCGCTCAAGGGGCTCGGCCCGAAGACCGCCCAGGTGGTCCAGGAGGCGCTGAAGGGCCAGGTGCCCGGGTATCTGGCGAAGCTGGAGGCCGAGGCCGACGAGTCCGAGTCCGAGCTCGACGAGGAGGCGGCGAAGCTGTGCGCCGCGCTGCGCGGGGACTGCCATATGCACTCCGACTGGTCCGACGGCGGTTCCCCGATCGAGCTGATGGCCCGTACGGCGGCGCGGCTGGGGCACGCATGGGCGGTGCTCACCGACCATTCCCCGCGGCTGACGGTGGCCCGCGGCCTCTCGGCGGACCGGTTGCGCGCCCAACTGGACGTGGTGGCGGAGTTGCGCGCGAAGCTGGCTCCTTTTCAGCTGCTCACCGGGATCGAGGTGGACATCCTGCCCGACGGTTCCCTGGACCAGGAGCCGGAGCTGCTGGACCGGCTGGATGTGGTGGTGGCCTCCGTCCACTCCAAACTGCGCATGGACGCTCGCCCCATGACCCGCCGGATGGTCACCGCCGTCAGCGATCCGCTGGTCGATGTGCTGGGCCACTGCACCGGACGGCTGCTCGGCGGAAAGCGCGCCGAGTCCGTCTTCGACCATGAGGAGGTCTTCGGCGCGTGTGCGGAGGCGGGCACCGCCGTGGAGATCAACTGCCGTCCGGAGCGGCTGGATCCACCGCGCAGGCTGCTGCGCGAGGCCGTCCGGGCGGGGACCTTCTTCTCCATCGACACCGACGCCCACGCACCCGGCCAGCTCGACTGGCAGCGCAACGGATGCGCCCGGGCCGCGCAATGCGGGGTGCCGGTGGAGCGCGTCATCACCACCTGGACGGCCCGGCAACTGGTGGAGTGGACCCGCACACGCAGGCCTCCGCGCCGGGCGAGCTGACGGCCTCCGTCAGCCATGCGCGTCAGCGGCCATACGCGAAATGCACGATGAATTCACCTATGTGCGGTAAGTCCCCACATCATCTCCCTCGGCCGGGCTACCGTACAGGCGTCGCACGCCCCGCCGGGGGCGTGGCGTACCGGGGGGAACGCATGACGGACATGACGGAGCTGGACGACGCCGCCGTCGAGCGGATCCTGACGATGGTCGACGCCTCGGCGCTCGCCGTCGCCGAGGACGAACACGAGGAGCTCTTCGAGGAGTTCGCCGAGGAGACGCGCGCCCGTCGGCGGGTGCCCGGCGCCGGGGAGTTCTTCGACGACCTCAGCGGGGCGCCCGCGGTCGACACCCATGTGTACCTCACCATCGGGCTGTCCGTGCTCGGCCAGATCGCCTTCACGGTGCTCTCGACGGCGACCGACATGGCCGTCCAGCGCGGACTGCGGGACGCCGGCGGCCATCTCAAGCGCTGCCTGCGCGGCGACGCCGCCACCGGCGGGACGGACACGGGGGAGGACGAGGACAGTACGGCGGGGCTCGCCCGGCGGGTGACGGTGGAGCTGATGCTTCCCCCGGAGGTGGACCCGGACACGGTACGGGCCGTCGTACGGATCCAGGCGGAAGCGCTCATCCGCTCCGAACCCGGCCCCGACGACGAACCCGACGGCGACCCCGG is a window of Streptomyces violaceusniger Tu 4113 DNA encoding:
- a CDS encoding PHP domain-containing protein, which encodes MDPLEALDRIAFLLERAQAPTYRVRAFRTAQAVLAGLDPQEVERRAANGTLRSLKGLGPKTAQVVQEALKGQVPGYLAKLEAEADESESELDEEAAKLCAALRGDCHMHSDWSDGGSPIELMARTAARLGHAWAVLTDHSPRLTVARGLSADRLRAQLDVVAELRAKLAPFQLLTGIEVDILPDGSLDQEPELLDRLDVVVASVHSKLRMDARPMTRRMVTAVSDPLVDVLGHCTGRLLGGKRAESVFDHEEVFGACAEAGTAVEINCRPERLDPPRRLLREAVRAGTFFSIDTDAHAPGQLDWQRNGCARAAQCGVPVERVITTWTARQLVEWTRTRRPPRRAS